One part of the Muntiacus reevesi chromosome 18, mMunRee1.1, whole genome shotgun sequence genome encodes these proteins:
- the ASPA gene encoding aspartoacylase isoform X2 — MTSCHVAEDPIKKVAIFGGTHGNELTGIFLVKHWLENGTEIQRTGLEVKPFITNPRAVKKCTRYIDCDLNRVFDPENLGKKKSEDLPYEVRKAQEINHLFGPKDSEDSYDIIFDLHNTTSNMGCTLILEDSRNDFLIQMFHYIKTSLAPLPCYVYLIEHPSLKYATTRSIAKYPVGKEFPPCAIEVYKIMEKVDYPRNESGEIAAVIHPKLQDQDWKPLHPEDPVFLTLDGKTISLGGDQTVYPVFVNEAAYYEKKEAFAKTTKLTLNAKSIRSSLH, encoded by the exons ATGACTTCTTGTCACGTTGCTGAAGACCCTATAAAAAAGGTGGCTATCTTTGGAGGAACTCATGGGAATGAACTAACAGGAATATTTCTAGTTAAGCACTGGCTGGAGAACGGCACTGAGATTCAGAGAACAGGGCTGGAGGTAAAACCATTTATTACCAACCCAAGAGCAGTGAAGAAGTGCACCAGATATATTGACTGTGACCTGAATCGAGTTTTTGACCCTGAAAATCTTGG caaaaaaaagtcAGAGGATTTGCCATATGAAGTGAGAAAGGCTcaagaaataaatcatttatttggTCCAAAAGATAGTGAAGATTCCTATGACATTATTTTTGACCTTCACAACACTACTTCTAACATGGGGTGCACTCTTATTCTTGAAGATTCCAGGAATGACTTTTTAATTCAGATGTTTCATTATATTAAG acgTCTTTGGCTCCATTACCCTGCTATGTTTACCTCATTGAGCATCCTTCTCTCAAATATGCAACCACTCGTTCTATAGCCAAGTATCCTGTTG GAAAAGAATTTCCTCCCTGTGCTATTGAAGTCTATAAAATAATGGAGAAAGTTGATTATCCCAGGAATGAAAGTGGAGAAATTGCTGCTGTTATCCACCCTAAACTGCAG GATCAAGATTGGAAACCCTTGCACCCTGAGGATCCTGTGTTTTTAACTCTTGACGGAAAGACCATTTCATTGGGCGGAGACCAAACCGTGTACCCAGTGTTTGTAAATGAGGCCGCATATTATGAGAAGAAAGAAGCTTTTGCAAAGACGACTAAACTAACACTCAATGCAAAGAGTATTCGCTCCTCTCTACATTAG
- the SPATA22 gene encoding spermatogenesis-associated protein 22, producing MKRNINENPTRSTADWAWEAVSPELPPLTKTVNTGQIPHSVSHPLRSENSVSKPIQSNAERSKSDWSYRDGNKNTSLKTWNKNDFKPQCKRRNLMTNNGINSSPMNLGAQQQKQLRVYESTNLPSQRESEALRQAKSSEIPGSTMRSLDKNSTWQAFKPNFQQNQFKKKMFDGFQEVNTLKEASSYQLKLREKDNSLRIISAVIESMKYWREHAQKTVLLFEILAVLDSAVTPGRYCSKTFLMRDGKHTLPCVFYEIDRELPRLIRGRVHRCVGNYDQKKNIFKCVSVRPASASEQKTFQTFVKIVDAEMRYYTSVMNEV from the exons atgaagagaaacataaatgaaaatcCAACTCGGAGTACAGCAG ATTGGGCCTGGGAAGCTGTGAGTCCAGAGTTGCCTCCTTTAACAAAAACAGTGAACACGGG GCAAATACCACATTCAGTTTCTCATCCCCTGAGAAGTGAAAATTCTGTGTCTAAACCTATTCAATCAAATGCTGAGAGAAGCAAGAGTGATTGGAG CTACAGAGATGGCAACAAAAATACTAGTTTAAAAACTtggaataaaaatgattttaagccTCAGTGCAAAAGAAGAAATCTAATGACAAATAATGGAATAAATTCCAGTCCAATGAATTTGGGAGCTCAACAGCAGAAACAATTAAGAGTATATGAATCTACTAACTTACCTAGCCAAAGAGAAAGTGAAGCACTCAGACAAGCAAAGTCGTCAGAAATACCTggctccacaatgagaagtctaGACAAAAACAGCACATGGCAGGCGTTTAAGCCCAATTTTCAACAaaatcaatttaagaaaaaaatgttcgaTGGTTTTCAAGAAGTAAATACCCTCAAG gaAGCTTCGTCATATCAGTTAAAGCTTAGGGAAAAAGATAATTCTTTAAGAATTATATCTGCAGTTATTGAAAGCATGAAGTACTGGCGTGAACATGCACAGAAAACTGTACTTCTTTTTGAAATATTAG CTGTTCTCGATTCAGCTGTTACACCTGGCCGATACTGTTCAAAGACTTTCCTTATGAGAGATGGGAAACATACTCTGCCATGTGTATTTTATGAAATA gATCGTGAACTTCCCAGATTGATTAGAGGCCGAGTTCATAGATGTGTTGGAAACTACGaccagaaaaagaatatttttaaatgtgtttctgtCAGACCGGCATCTGCTTCTGAACAaaaaactttccaaacatttgttAAAATTGTAGATGCTGAAATGAGATATTATACTAGTGTAATGAATGAAGTTTAA
- the ASPA gene encoding aspartoacylase isoform X1, whose amino-acid sequence MTSCHVAEDPIKKVAIFGGTHGNELTGIFLVKHWLENGTEIQRTGLEVKPFITNPRAVKKCTRYIDCDLNRVFDPENLGKKKSEDLPYEVRKAQEINHLFGPKDSEDSYDIIFDLHNTTSNMGCTLILEDSRNDFLIQMFHYIKTSLAPLPCYVYLIEHPSLKYATTRSIAKYPVGIEVGPQPQGVLRADILDQMRKMIKHALDFIHNFNEGKEFPPCAIEVYKIMEKVDYPRNESGEIAAVIHPKLQDQDWKPLHPEDPVFLTLDGKTISLGGDQTVYPVFVNEAAYYEKKEAFAKTTKLTLNAKSIRSSLH is encoded by the exons ATGACTTCTTGTCACGTTGCTGAAGACCCTATAAAAAAGGTGGCTATCTTTGGAGGAACTCATGGGAATGAACTAACAGGAATATTTCTAGTTAAGCACTGGCTGGAGAACGGCACTGAGATTCAGAGAACAGGGCTGGAGGTAAAACCATTTATTACCAACCCAAGAGCAGTGAAGAAGTGCACCAGATATATTGACTGTGACCTGAATCGAGTTTTTGACCCTGAAAATCTTGG caaaaaaaagtcAGAGGATTTGCCATATGAAGTGAGAAAGGCTcaagaaataaatcatttatttggTCCAAAAGATAGTGAAGATTCCTATGACATTATTTTTGACCTTCACAACACTACTTCTAACATGGGGTGCACTCTTATTCTTGAAGATTCCAGGAATGACTTTTTAATTCAGATGTTTCATTATATTAAG acgTCTTTGGCTCCATTACCCTGCTATGTTTACCTCATTGAGCATCCTTCTCTCAAATATGCAACCACTCGTTCTATAGCCAAGTATCCTGTTG GTATAGAAGTTGGTCCCCAGCCTCAGGGGGTTCTGAGAGCTGATATTCTAgatcaaatgagaaaaatgattaaACATGCTCTTgattttatacataattttaatgaaG GAAAAGAATTTCCTCCCTGTGCTATTGAAGTCTATAAAATAATGGAGAAAGTTGATTATCCCAGGAATGAAAGTGGAGAAATTGCTGCTGTTATCCACCCTAAACTGCAG GATCAAGATTGGAAACCCTTGCACCCTGAGGATCCTGTGTTTTTAACTCTTGACGGAAAGACCATTTCATTGGGCGGAGACCAAACCGTGTACCCAGTGTTTGTAAATGAGGCCGCATATTATGAGAAGAAAGAAGCTTTTGCAAAGACGACTAAACTAACACTCAATGCAAAGAGTATTCGCTCCTCTCTACATTAG